A region from the Corylus avellana chromosome ca7, CavTom2PMs-1.0 genome encodes:
- the LOC132188505 gene encoding uncharacterized protein LOC132188505: MIKPLFYHKYKHSPTKNGRTSSSSSCRTISMAVTCSSSTHIPFLKSGLIKKPVSKSPVLKVSQVPVKKTTRLQIKCSIKNKVFEDRSNGIICYSDESGEIICEGYDEGPRLQQQIPITACHPRDVEIFDLLLQQSRLQIVKGSGLNHADESVAVHKDSNCNGFNSFC, encoded by the exons ATGATCAAACCCTTATTCTATCACAAATATAAGCATAGCCCCACCAAGAACGGACgaacttcttcttcctcttcttgtaGAACAATATCAATGGCTGTAACATGTTCTTCTTCCACTCACATCCCATTTCTGAAATCGGGTCTAATCAAAAAGCCTGTCAGCAAATCTCCGGTGCTTAAAGTCAGTCAAGTTCCAGTCAAGAAAACAACAAGACTCCAGATCAAATGTTCCATCAAAAACAAG GTTTTTGAGGATCGGTCTAATGGTATTATCTGCTATAGCGATGAAAGTGGGGAGATAATTTGCGAAGGATACGATGAAGGCCCTCGTCTTCAACAGCAGATTCCAATAACAGCTTGTCATCCAAG AGATGTGGAgatcttcgatcttcttcttcaacaaagTAGGCTTCAGATTGTAAAAGGCAGTGGGTTGAACCACGCTGACGAAAGTGTTGCTGTGCACAAGGACTCCAACTGCAATGGCTTCAACTCGTTCTGCTGA
- the LOC132187304 gene encoding uncharacterized protein LOC132187304 isoform X1, whose amino-acid sequence MIPNTHNTCATTYRRLHKPQISDPRNLRPMAMNLTSPKYFQAQSIFVPNGESPLEENAGFYGKSNDNPFVEAFPDPLCKLNLKETSDFVKSFPMASNIKEGGGFLEVSAQRRREGMNLVNQRRMEAPSTPGRPVFSFSAGNHSRKSFPSKWDDAEKWLMSSSCHDSPAHPIKPSDSSKITKQCDNFKQQVEVFAEKSRVTEEKVSKVVPSSQRSASLDNHNSFIALNGVSASTDVFLKDKFTDEIEPVFPNFRYSEPAKEGFLFKHPAGGTMKEACTDMVHEVHHRDVGTEMTPLGSSTTSRCHTPFKSSSPARHNTPANRSGPLAMGNSSSNSSSIDISQLQECHLAKLQLGTQYDSVTSNWSSREEEEEEVSKSLRHFETENECRKSVSDSRAAAWEEEEKTKFCLRYQREEAKIQAWVNLQNAKAEAQSRKLEVKIQRMRSNLEEKLMKRMAVVHRKAEEMREAARQQHSEQVEKASEQARKMINRHNLHFPRHNSCGCFPCNKHH is encoded by the exons ATGATTCCAA ATACGCATAACACTTGCGCTACTACATACAGGAGACTCCATAAGCCCCAAATCAGTGACCCCAGAAACCTCAGACCCATGGCCATGAATCTCACAAGCCCCAAATACTTTCAAGCTCAGTCTATATTTGTGCCCAATGGG GAATCTCCACTGGAGGAAAACGCGGGCTTCTATGGGAAAAGCAATGACAACCCATTTGTAGAGGCCTTCCCTGACCCACTTTGCAAGCTTAATCTCAAAGAGACCTCTGATTTTGTCAAGTCATTTCCAATGGCCAGCAACATCAAAGAAGGTGGAGGGTTTCTTGAGGTTTCAGCTCAGAGGAGAAGAGAGGGAATGAACTTGGTCAATCAGAGGAGAATGGAGGCTCCTTCAACACCTGGCAGACCTGTTTTCAGCTTCAGTGCTGGGAATCATTCAAGAAAAAGCTTTCCTTCCAAGTGGGATGATGCAGAGAAATGGCTGATGAGCAGCTCTTGCCATGACTCTCCTGCTCATCCCATAAAGCCGTCAGACTCCTCAAAGATCACCAAACAGTGTGATAACTTCAAGCAACAAGTGGAGGTATTTGCAGAAAAATCAAGGGTAACAGAGGAAAAGGTCTCAAAAGTAGTTCCAAGCTCTCAAAGATCTGCATCTTTGGACAATCATAACTCATTCATAGCTCTCAATGGGGTCTCTGCCTCAACAGATGTATTTCTAAAAG ATAAGTTCACGGACGAGATAGAACCCGTTTTCCCCAATTTCAGATACTCAGAGCCCGCAAAAGAAGGGTTCTTGTTCAAACACCCGGCGGGTGGAACCATGAAAGAAGCCTGTACAGACATGGTTCATGAGGTCCACCACAGAGATGTTGGGACGGAGATGACGCCGCTTGGCAGTTCTACGACTTCCAGGTGTCATACACCCTTCAAAAGCTCATCACCGGCGCGCCATAACACGCCTGCGAACAGGTCAGGACCATTGGCCATGGGGAACTCCAgcagcaacagcagcagcaTCGACATTTCCCAGCTGCAAGAGTGCCATTTAGCTAAGCTACAGCTTGGGACGCAATATGATTCTGTCACGTCGAATTGGAGCTCAagggaagaggaggaagaggaagtcTCAAAGAGCCTCAGACATTTTGAAACGGAAAACGAGTGCCGGAAAAGTGTTTCAGACTCCAGAGCTGCTGcgtgggaagaagaagaaaagacaaaGTTCTGCCTCAG GTATCAAAGAGAAGAAGCAAAAATTCAAGCTTGGGTCAACCTCCAAAATGCAAAAGCAGAAGCTCAATCAAGAAAGCTTGAG GTGAAAATTCAAAGGATGAGATCAAACTTGGAGGAGAAGTTGATGAAGAGAATGGCAGTTGTTCATAGAAAAGCTGAAGAAATGAGGGAAGCAGCCAGGCAGCAACACTCAGAGCAAGTAGAGAAGGCCAGTGAACAAGCACGGAAGATGATAAACCGGCATAACTTACATTTTCCTCGCCACAACTCATGCGGTTGCTTTCCTTGCAATAAACATCATTGA
- the LOC132187304 gene encoding uncharacterized protein LOC132187304 isoform X2, giving the protein MAMNLTSPKYFQAQSIFVPNGESPLEENAGFYGKSNDNPFVEAFPDPLCKLNLKETSDFVKSFPMASNIKEGGGFLEVSAQRRREGMNLVNQRRMEAPSTPGRPVFSFSAGNHSRKSFPSKWDDAEKWLMSSSCHDSPAHPIKPSDSSKITKQCDNFKQQVEVFAEKSRVTEEKVSKVVPSSQRSASLDNHNSFIALNGVSASTDVFLKDKFTDEIEPVFPNFRYSEPAKEGFLFKHPAGGTMKEACTDMVHEVHHRDVGTEMTPLGSSTTSRCHTPFKSSSPARHNTPANRSGPLAMGNSSSNSSSIDISQLQECHLAKLQLGTQYDSVTSNWSSREEEEEEVSKSLRHFETENECRKSVSDSRAAAWEEEEKTKFCLRYQREEAKIQAWVNLQNAKAEAQSRKLEVKIQRMRSNLEEKLMKRMAVVHRKAEEMREAARQQHSEQVEKASEQARKMINRHNLHFPRHNSCGCFPCNKHH; this is encoded by the exons ATGGCCATGAATCTCACAAGCCCCAAATACTTTCAAGCTCAGTCTATATTTGTGCCCAATGGG GAATCTCCACTGGAGGAAAACGCGGGCTTCTATGGGAAAAGCAATGACAACCCATTTGTAGAGGCCTTCCCTGACCCACTTTGCAAGCTTAATCTCAAAGAGACCTCTGATTTTGTCAAGTCATTTCCAATGGCCAGCAACATCAAAGAAGGTGGAGGGTTTCTTGAGGTTTCAGCTCAGAGGAGAAGAGAGGGAATGAACTTGGTCAATCAGAGGAGAATGGAGGCTCCTTCAACACCTGGCAGACCTGTTTTCAGCTTCAGTGCTGGGAATCATTCAAGAAAAAGCTTTCCTTCCAAGTGGGATGATGCAGAGAAATGGCTGATGAGCAGCTCTTGCCATGACTCTCCTGCTCATCCCATAAAGCCGTCAGACTCCTCAAAGATCACCAAACAGTGTGATAACTTCAAGCAACAAGTGGAGGTATTTGCAGAAAAATCAAGGGTAACAGAGGAAAAGGTCTCAAAAGTAGTTCCAAGCTCTCAAAGATCTGCATCTTTGGACAATCATAACTCATTCATAGCTCTCAATGGGGTCTCTGCCTCAACAGATGTATTTCTAAAAG ATAAGTTCACGGACGAGATAGAACCCGTTTTCCCCAATTTCAGATACTCAGAGCCCGCAAAAGAAGGGTTCTTGTTCAAACACCCGGCGGGTGGAACCATGAAAGAAGCCTGTACAGACATGGTTCATGAGGTCCACCACAGAGATGTTGGGACGGAGATGACGCCGCTTGGCAGTTCTACGACTTCCAGGTGTCATACACCCTTCAAAAGCTCATCACCGGCGCGCCATAACACGCCTGCGAACAGGTCAGGACCATTGGCCATGGGGAACTCCAgcagcaacagcagcagcaTCGACATTTCCCAGCTGCAAGAGTGCCATTTAGCTAAGCTACAGCTTGGGACGCAATATGATTCTGTCACGTCGAATTGGAGCTCAagggaagaggaggaagaggaagtcTCAAAGAGCCTCAGACATTTTGAAACGGAAAACGAGTGCCGGAAAAGTGTTTCAGACTCCAGAGCTGCTGcgtgggaagaagaagaaaagacaaaGTTCTGCCTCAG GTATCAAAGAGAAGAAGCAAAAATTCAAGCTTGGGTCAACCTCCAAAATGCAAAAGCAGAAGCTCAATCAAGAAAGCTTGAG GTGAAAATTCAAAGGATGAGATCAAACTTGGAGGAGAAGTTGATGAAGAGAATGGCAGTTGTTCATAGAAAAGCTGAAGAAATGAGGGAAGCAGCCAGGCAGCAACACTCAGAGCAAGTAGAGAAGGCCAGTGAACAAGCACGGAAGATGATAAACCGGCATAACTTACATTTTCCTCGCCACAACTCATGCGGTTGCTTTCCTTGCAATAAACATCATTGA